The proteins below come from a single Chelmon rostratus isolate fCheRos1 chromosome 12, fCheRos1.pri, whole genome shotgun sequence genomic window:
- the LOC121615120 gene encoding Golgi reassembly-stacking protein 2-like: MGGSQSVEIPGGGSEGYHVLRVQENSPGHRAGLEPFFDFIVSINNTRLNKDNDTLKDLLKASVEKPVKMLVYSSKTLELRESTVTPSNLWGGQGLLGVSIRFCSFEGANENVWHVLEVEPNSPAALAGLRPHTDYIIGADTVMNESEDLFSLIESHEGKGLKLYVYNTDTDNCREVIITPNSAWGGEGSLGCGIGYGYLHRIPTRPFEEGKKISFPGNSPSEPVSPLKDGFTEVQLSAVTPPPTAPVVPSGLEDSLSGLSISTAPPTMPSELQTGLPTVPLLPSSTSPSLSPLTPLNPAATSFNPATTLPGLMPLPGGLPPLPNLPNLNLPLPDLSAVSLAGPPPVGTTVPPLASLPPLNLPGLAPLPPLPTMLPSQLPPLLPQGVAPLLPISTTAPPASVTVTAAPAAEPAAASTLPTEAASTNATDSPAPTDATLTS; this comes from the exons ATGGGAGGATCACAGAGTGTGGAGATACCGGGAGGAGGCTCCGAGGGCTACCACGTCCTTCGG GTTCAGGAGAACTCGCCTGGACACCGTGCAGGATTGGAGCCTTTCTTTGACTTTATTGTCTCCATTAACAACACCAGACTG AACAAGGACAACGACACCTTGAAAGACTTGCTCAAAGCCAGTGTGGAGAAACCAGTTAAGATGCTGGTTTACTCCTCTAAGACCCTGGAGCTGCGGGAGTCGACAGTCACCCCTAGCAACCTGTGGGGCGGGCAGGGATTGCTCGGCGTCTCCATTCGTTTCTGCAGCTTTGAGGGAGCCAATGAGAATGTTTGGCATGTGCTA GAAGTGGAGCCTAATTCTCCAGCAGCCCTTGCAGGCTTGCGGCCGCATACTGACTACATCATTGGAGCCGACACTGTTATGAATGAG TCAGAGGACCTGTTCTCTCTGATAGAGAGCCATGAGGGGAAAGGCCTGAAGCTCTATGTGTACAACACAGACACCGATAACTGCAGGGAGGTGATCATCACACCTAACAGTGCCTGGGGAGGAGAGGGCAG CCTTGGATGTGGGATCGGCTATGGATACCTCCACAGGATCCCCACCAGGCCATttgaggagggaaagaagatCAGCTTTCCTGGAAACTCTCCCAGTGAGCCTGTCAGTCCGCTGAAGGATGGATTCACTGAg GTCCAGCTTTCAGCAGTGACCCCTCCTCCTACTGCGCCCGTCGTCCCCTCTGGCCTTGAAGATTCACTGTCAGGCCTGTCAATCAGCACAGCCCCGCCCACCATGCCCAGTGAGCTGCAGACAg GTTTGCCCACAGTACCTctgctcccctcctccaccagcccCTCCCTCAGCCCTCTCACTCCTCTGAATCCTGCCGCCACCAGCTTCAACCCCGCCACCACGCTACCAG gTCTGATGCCCCTCCCAGGTGGCTTACCTCCGCTCCCTAACTTGCCCAACCTCAACCTGCCACTCCCAGACCTCAGTGCCGTGTCATTAGCAGGACCACCGCCAGTAGGAACCACAG TGCCACCTCTGGCATCTCTCCCACCCCTCAACCTCCCAGGTCTGGCCCCCTTACCCCCTCTACCCACCATGCTGCCCTCccagctgcctcctctcctccctcaagGAGTGGCCCCCCTCCTGCCCATTTCCACCACCGCTCCTCCAGCCTCGGTCACAGTCACAGCGGCGCCTGCGGCTGAGCCCGCCGCAGCCTCCACGCTCCCCACGGAAGCCGCCTCCACGAACGCCACGGATTCACCGGCCCCCACGGACGCTACACTAACGTCGTAA